CTGGAGTCGAAGCGGGGAAGTATCGTAGTCCGTAGCAAGCTGACGAGGGAAATTCGCGAGGATACGGTATTTGTTCCTATGCATTGGGGTGGTATTCAGAATGTGAACAAAGTTACGAATCAAGCGCTGGATCCAACGTGTAAAATGCCTGGCTTTAAAGTATGTGCGGTGAATGCAAGGCCGCTTGTGGAATCGATGTAGAGTTCGAAACAAACAGTGAATTTGAAATAGGCAAATCCCCAAAGGCATGAGTCCTTTGGGGATTTTTTTGTGAAATAATGTTCTTCAGACGAGCATAGTTCGAAAATTCGAATATCCCCCACTACGGAGTCCGCAAGCTTGGCGAAACATTATGTTTTTCCGCAAATAAGGTCTCTGTGGTCCGTTATAACTTTGCTGGTATTGCATAGGCTCTTCCGCTATCGAAGGATAAGCAATGGTAGAAGGAACCGGAGATACTTACGGCTGCACTTCAATTGTTAATCTGGCTTCAATCGTGTATAGTTTGGATGGAAAAAACCTACAATGCAAACAGAGTTTTGTGTCAAGAAGATAGATCGTGATTAGAGGATAGCGTGTAATCAAATTTGTAATTGGAGTTGATGTAACATGAGTATTGATTTAATCTGCACAATTGGTCCAGCCAGTTCTTCTTCTGCCGTTCTCAAGGAATTGCTGCTTAGCGGTATGACAATCGCACGACTCAATATGTCACACGGGAACCATGGAGAACATAAACGTGTAATTGAAGCTTTGAGAGAATGTTCCGTCGAATTGGGGAAATCCGTACGGATTTTGGGTGACTTGCAAGGACCAAAAATTCGTCTGAAGAGCGTGCAAGGGGATGCGGTTCAATTAGAAGAGGGCCAAACGTTTATCCTCGACCAATCTGATGAACCGGGAGGAAGGGAACGCGCGGCGCTCGATAACCCCGGTGTAATGGAAGATATTCAAAAAGGAGCGGCTATCCTAATCAATGATGGGGAAGTTAAGCTTGTGGTGATGGATAAGAATCAGGGAAGCATCTTCACACGGGTTAGTGTAGGCGGAATGATCGGTAGCCGAAAGGGTGTCAATCTTCCGGGAACGAGAACTCACTTACCAGCCATCACGGAAAAGGACAAGCAGGATCTTCAATTTCTGTTGGAGAACAATGTCGATTGGATAGCATGTTCTTTTATCCGCGAGGCGTCTCATTTGAAGGAAATTCGAAGTTATATATCTGCTCTGGGTAAATATAAACAACCAGGCCTCGTTTCCAAAATTGAAACCGTTCATGCCGTTCTTAACTTTCAATCTATAATGGAGGTGTCGGATGGCATTATGATTGCGAGGGGAGATCTTGGTGTGGAGCTGCCTTTCGAGCAAATCCCGTTCATTCAGAAAGCGATCCTTCACGAGTGCAGTCGATCAAAGACTTATGTCATCACTGCCACCCAAATGCTGCAATCCATGGTCGATCACGCGGTTCCAACGCGCGCTGAGGTAACTGATGTCTCTCAGGCTGTACTGGACGGAACCGACGCCGTGATGCTATCAGCCGAAAGTTCTATCGGTAAATATCCAGTAAAAAGCACGAGAGTCCTGGATACTATTGCGACATTTGCGGAGAACATGCGCGAGCAAGGGAAGAGCGATTTCTCGTTGGAGAAGATATTCACTCATCCCTCGTTTGTTAATCTGCATTTGAAAGTTGCTTTGGATAACGGGGCGGATGAATTGAACGATTAGAATACGTGAAAATTTAGGGTTCTTAGCTTAGTTGGTAGAGTATCTACTCTAATCAACCAAAAAAACGGCAGAAATGTCGTTTTTTTGGTG
Above is a window of Paenibacillus wynnii DNA encoding:
- the pyk gene encoding pyruvate kinase; amino-acid sequence: MSIDLICTIGPASSSSAVLKELLLSGMTIARLNMSHGNHGEHKRVIEALRECSVELGKSVRILGDLQGPKIRLKSVQGDAVQLEEGQTFILDQSDEPGGRERAALDNPGVMEDIQKGAAILINDGEVKLVVMDKNQGSIFTRVSVGGMIGSRKGVNLPGTRTHLPAITEKDKQDLQFLLENNVDWIACSFIREASHLKEIRSYISALGKYKQPGLVSKIETVHAVLNFQSIMEVSDGIMIARGDLGVELPFEQIPFIQKAILHECSRSKTYVITATQMLQSMVDHAVPTRAEVTDVSQAVLDGTDAVMLSAESSIGKYPVKSTRVLDTIATFAENMREQGKSDFSLEKIFTHPSFVNLHLKVALDNGADELND